In Mucilaginibacter celer, one DNA window encodes the following:
- a CDS encoding response regulator, translated as MPKNILIIEDDAEILRVLETVLTFNNFDVTALSRTDDIIASVKNHNPDLVLTDYMLPGLNGGRICQLIKSNEETRHIPVILISAYHEQAIALVNFGYDAFVPKPFDVNKLVKTINRFLN; from the coding sequence ATGCCAAAAAATATACTCATTATTGAAGACGATGCCGAAATTTTAAGAGTTTTGGAAACCGTATTAACGTTTAACAATTTTGACGTTACTGCGCTAAGCCGTACCGATGATATCATTGCCTCGGTAAAAAACCACAATCCCGACCTGGTACTTACCGATTACATGCTACCCGGCCTTAACGGAGGCCGCATTTGCCAGTTGATTAAAAGCAATGAAGAAACAAGGCATATCCCGGTTATCCTGATCTCGGCCTATCATGAACAAGCTATTGCACTGGTTAATTTTGGCTACGATGCCTTTGTGCCCAAACCCTTTGATGTGAATAAACTGGTGAAAACGATTAACAGGTTTTTGAATTAA
- a CDS encoding M1 family metallopeptidase: MHCLKLNYLLCAVVLLTLTQKASAQSADTAVYNHQDLFGPITWPVTAGGTRSAAGKPSPAYWQNRADYQIKAALNEGKDTTITGEVTITYTNNSPDKLDYLWLQLDQNLFKPDSRGAATTPISGDRFDVRGFSRGGYHIASVNVTYKGETYKVEPVITDARMQLRLNTPMEGKGEKIEVKVNYDFAIPFYGADRMGRKKFKQGYVYEIAQWYPRMCVYDDAEGWNTLPYMGLGEFYCEYGDFDYYITAPANKIVVGSGDLQNPEEVLTPTQLKRLEEARNSDKTVTIISAGEVGKGSTRPFKGTLTWHFKMQNTRDIAWGASDAFIWDAARVNFPSGRKGIAQSAYPIESSGSDAWGRSTEYLKNSMEIYSNLYFEYPWNSAVNVSGVALGMEYPGAIFCLSNLKNGQLWGDVTHEIGHNWFPMIVGSNERKYMWMDEGFNTFINEYASKEFNKGEYAEKGNSAQNILAGYRNSADPLMTAPEAIGLNDYGQYYVKTALGLDILRNVVVGPERFDYALREYVKNWAFKHPLPYDLFRAMNDATGEDLNWFWKSWFFTTWKLDQAVTSVTYLKDTPSEGAVITLSNNEKMAMPVNLKITQANGKVETIHLPVNIWQRDGVWKFKYPSTSIIKTIEIDPEHQLPDVNLRNNVYRGE, from the coding sequence ATGCACTGTTTAAAACTGAATTATTTACTATGCGCTGTAGTTTTGCTGACTTTAACGCAAAAGGCATCGGCCCAAAGCGCTGATACGGCCGTATACAACCACCAGGATCTGTTCGGCCCAATTACCTGGCCGGTTACAGCCGGGGGCACACGCTCGGCAGCCGGCAAACCTTCACCAGCCTACTGGCAAAACCGCGCCGATTACCAGATTAAAGCCGCCCTTAACGAGGGTAAGGATACCACCATTACCGGCGAGGTTACCATCACTTATACCAACAACAGTCCCGATAAACTGGATTACCTGTGGCTGCAACTTGATCAGAACCTGTTTAAGCCTGATTCGCGCGGGGCAGCCACCACACCAATCTCGGGCGATAGGTTTGATGTGCGGGGCTTTAGTCGCGGTGGTTACCATATTGCCTCGGTTAATGTTACCTATAAAGGCGAGACCTATAAAGTTGAACCTGTAATAACCGATGCCCGGATGCAACTGCGCCTCAACACTCCTATGGAGGGCAAAGGCGAAAAAATTGAGGTAAAGGTGAACTATGACTTTGCCATTCCCTTTTACGGTGCCGACCGCATGGGCCGCAAAAAGTTTAAACAGGGCTACGTTTACGAAATTGCACAATGGTACCCACGTATGTGTGTTTATGATGATGCCGAAGGCTGGAACACCCTACCCTACATGGGCTTAGGCGAATTTTACTGCGAGTACGGCGATTTTGATTATTACATCACTGCACCTGCCAATAAAATTGTAGTAGGCTCGGGCGATTTGCAAAACCCCGAAGAGGTGCTTACCCCTACCCAGTTAAAAAGATTGGAAGAGGCCCGCAACAGTGATAAAACCGTAACCATCATTAGCGCAGGCGAAGTTGGCAAAGGTTCAACCCGTCCGTTTAAAGGTACATTAACCTGGCATTTTAAAATGCAGAACACCCGCGATATTGCCTGGGGCGCTTCGGATGCATTTATATGGGATGCAGCAAGGGTTAACTTCCCTTCGGGCCGCAAGGGTATTGCACAATCAGCTTACCCTATTGAAAGTTCGGGCTCTGATGCCTGGGGCCGGTCAACCGAGTACCTGAAAAACAGTATGGAGATCTATTCGAATTTATATTTTGAATATCCCTGGAATTCGGCAGTAAACGTATCGGGTGTGGCTTTGGGTATGGAATACCCGGGGGCTATCTTCTGCCTCAGCAACCTGAAAAACGGGCAACTTTGGGGCGATGTTACCCACGAGATAGGCCACAACTGGTTCCCGATGATTGTAGGATCGAACGAACGTAAGTACATGTGGATGGACGAAGGTTTTAACACTTTTATTAACGAATACGCCAGTAAGGAATTTAACAAAGGCGAGTACGCCGAAAAAGGCAACTCGGCACAAAATATCCTGGCCGGTTACCGCAACAGTGCCGATCCGCTCATGACGGCTCCCGAAGCTATAGGTCTTAACGATTACGGGCAATACTATGTTAAAACAGCTTTAGGTTTAGATATCCTGCGCAACGTAGTAGTAGGCCCCGAGCGTTTTGATTACGCCCTGCGCGAGTATGTTAAAAACTGGGCATTTAAGCACCCGCTGCCTTACGATTTATTCCGCGCCATGAACGATGCCACCGGCGAAGACCTCAACTGGTTCTGGAAATCGTGGTTTTTCACTACCTGGAAACTGGACCAGGCTGTGACATCCGTTACCTACCTAAAGGATACGCCATCCGAAGGTGCCGTAATTACACTCAGCAATAACGAAAAAATGGCCATGCCGGTTAATTTGAAAATTACCCAGGCCAATGGCAAAGTAGAAACCATTCACCTGCCGGTAAACATCTGGCAACGCGACGGGGTTTGGAAATTTAAATATCCATCGACATCAATAATCAAAACCATCGAAATTGATCCTGAACATCAACTCCCGGATGTTAACCTGAGGAATAATGTTTACAGGGGGGAATGA
- a CDS encoding DUF6438 domain-containing protein, producing MKFLFFFLLLFATQIVSANTIDDLKTNADVARFVFAIAKKQNKIRKGDVIILPADSLFANNGCYQEAHKMNCKTWEKADFNNDGKTDLLVYVVWKDDNTSLLAVIDNGDDTFKPVYVIRKYLGLLPDFPLAKPMMINGTQMLLYRACSGGDPSFKKTKGAQATDTLIFKFGNFIEYNPKPSTAAITGVHVETTMCFGTCPVFKLDVAADGTTTYTATKYNPETGVFTGTIDQEKLTQILSLINYIDVQKLDNNYSVDWTDDQTIKLKVQFADGSVKEITDYGMQGTYGLRYLYQIFFGLRAGQTWYE from the coding sequence ATGAAATTCCTTTTTTTCTTTTTGCTGTTATTTGCAACGCAAATTGTCTCTGCCAATACCATCGACGATTTGAAAACCAATGCTGATGTTGCGCGGTTTGTATTCGCCATAGCAAAAAAACAAAATAAAATCAGGAAGGGAGATGTGATCATTTTACCCGCAGATTCGTTGTTTGCAAACAACGGCTGTTACCAGGAAGCCCATAAAATGAATTGTAAAACCTGGGAAAAGGCGGATTTTAACAATGACGGGAAAACTGATTTGTTAGTGTACGTTGTTTGGAAGGATGATAATACGAGTTTGCTGGCTGTAATTGACAATGGTGATGATACTTTTAAGCCGGTATATGTTATCAGAAAATATCTTGGCCTTCTGCCCGATTTTCCGTTGGCAAAACCTATGATGATTAACGGAACGCAGATGCTGCTTTATCGAGCATGTTCTGGTGGTGATCCTTCATTTAAGAAAACCAAGGGCGCGCAGGCAACAGATACGCTGATTTTTAAGTTTGGTAACTTTATCGAATATAACCCAAAACCCTCAACTGCTGCAATTACCGGCGTGCACGTTGAAACTACCATGTGTTTTGGAACATGCCCTGTATTTAAGCTTGATGTAGCGGCAGATGGAACGACCACGTATACAGCAACCAAATACAACCCCGAAACCGGGGTTTTTACAGGAACAATTGATCAGGAAAAATTAACCCAAATACTGTCATTAATTAACTATATCGACGTGCAAAAGCTTGATAATAACTATAGCGTAGATTGGACGGACGATCAGACTATCAAACTTAAGGTACAATTTGCCGATGGTTCGGTTAAGGAGATTACTGATTATGGAATGCAGGGTACTTATG